TCTAAGCCCATCATAACAACCGATTATTCCCAAAGATATTCCTGTTAATATACTCCAGAATGCAGACAAAACAGCAAATGAAGTAACCAACTTATTTGCATTAATTTTCTCATAGAAATAAAACCAGACCAAAGAAGCACAAAGTATCAAACACGCAGAAAAGTCCATTACATAACGCCAGGTTACACTGGTAGCAATCAAAAGAATACCTATATTTAAATAGGCAGGAATCAAAATTATCCAAAATTCAATCTGTTTTAAAATAGTATCCTCTTTTATGAAGCGTTTAATATTCAGCTTCTTATCAAAGCAGTAGAAAGCTGGTGCTAAAAAAATCAATAAAATAAAAGGAATCCCTGTAAACATCCCAACTGTTTTTTCAAAGTAGTAAGCCTGTGGAACTTGAATGAATGTCGGAACAGTATAGTTTATGTGTATAAATGGGAACGCAGAATTTATAATAGGCAACTGAAAAAAATAAAAATAACTATTAGGAATTATATTTTCAAAATTGAAGAATTTATCTGTGCTAGTATTTAGAACACATGTAAGCACATAATGTAAACCAAACTCTATGGGGTTTTCAAAACGAAGGAAATTATAAACAAAAAGAGAAGCAAGGCACATTAAAAAAGGAATTGTTAAATAAGCCCCTAATAAAATTTTTGAATGTTTAGTCAGACTCTGTTCTCCTTTTGTTAATTTCCACCAAACTAAAGGTAATAATATTCCAGACAAAATAAATTGTGGTCTACATCCAATTGATAATCCCAAGAATAAACTAGCTAGTATAAAAGTTCTTTTTGAAGAACACTCCTTGCCTAAGGAACGACACAAAAAATAAAGCGCCCCCGATAAAAAGAAAGCACCTCCTGAGATAGCAACTTCATACATATCAGCACGCCTGAGATTATATAGAGCCCCATTAGCAAATGCTAATACTAAAACCGATAAAAGCAACATCCATTCCGGGATTCTCTTAAAATACTTATTTTTTAAGTGATATATTAAAGCAACAGAGAAGATAAATAAACCAAAGGAAAAAATAAAAACTACAAGACTATCTGGGATTTTATTTCCAAGTAAAATTCTAAGTGGTATATAAAGGAATATCAACGGGACAGGACCATGAGATAAATAATACTTTCCCTTATATAATGAAGCATCATGAAGCCTAAGTCCCCAATTATAAGCAGGATTATATGGATCTGACAAAGCTAATAGTTCTTTTGGCGGTTCTATCGGTAAATTAATCTTACCTGCAAGAAATGCATCAGTAAGTAAATTATACATAGTATTATGCTCTCGATCTAATTGAAAGCTATTTGTACCACCTGTTGCATCCCAGAGATAAAAAAGAAAAACAAAAACAATAATATATCGTAATTTCATAAAAATAATATCGCCAACCAAACTTTTAGTTTAAAAATCACTCAATCTACTCCTGCATTAATATTAATCCTTATATTTTAATAAAAAATTGTTAATTTTTATTCTTAGCAAATCGATTGGAGCATCATAAAAACATTTGAATAAACTTATTCTACTTACTCTATTTTCTGGTTCGGGTGATACCTCAATTTGGTTAATTCTCATTTTTAAAACTAGAGCCATATACAATAGTTCAATATCAAACATACCACCATTGATCTGCTGTCTTCGTACTAGTTGCATAACCGCTTCTTTCTTAAAAGCTTTGAACCCACACTGTGTATCATAAAAAAAAGTAGAATTAAAAATCAATATTCTCTGAAGCAGAAACAAACATATTGAAAGAATATATCTGAGAGGACTTCTACCTTTCCTATTTAACAACCTTTTTCCTATCACAATATCATAATTGTTATTTATAATCTCACTTATGAAAACATCAATTTGTACGAGAGGGATTAACATATCTGCATCTAAATAAAATACAATGTCTCCAGTAGATTCTAGAATACCTACCTTTACAGCGGCCCCTTTTCCATTTCTTGCTCCTTGAATAATCTTGAGATTTGCAATCTCATTTTGCTTTATATACCTATTTATTAAATTAAAGGTGTCATCTGTACTATCATCAACAATAATAATTTCATAGTTATATTTCTCGACCCAGGACAAGAGTTTTTTAATAGATTGGAGAATATTTTCTCCTTCATTATAGGTAGGTACTATAAATGAAACTTTTTTATTCATCTAGGTTTACAAATTCCAATATTGTATATGTTCAAGTTGATAACTCTGATATTAAATGGCAAAAACACTTCTTTTGATAAATTAAAAAAATTCTTTAACTCGCTTGTTATACTTTTATACTCATTTATATGTTCTTCTTTACCAAGCCATTTCATGTAATCTAGATTTTTAAACTTAGTATTCATATACCTTTCAGTAGTCAGTTGCCTGCCTAAGTTGATCAAAAAAGATGAATCTAAGGGTATTATATAAAGAAAAATCCCATCTTCTTGCAGATACTTTAATACGTTACGAAATATAATTTGTAAATGTTCATTGGAAAAATGTTCCAATGCCTGAATAGCTGTGACAACATTATATTTTTTCTCTAAATTCCAGTCAGCATCTAAAACACTCTTATGAATAAAGCTATGCTTGTTATAGTTTTGTCTTGCTTCATTTATGAAATTTATATTATGATCTATTCCAGTATAAATTTCAAAATCGTTTAGAAAATCACAATTATGTCCAAGCCCGCAACATAAATCTAGAATATCAATTTTTTCTTTTTTTGATTTCTTTCTGTACTTTTCCTTCAAATCCTTTATTGTCCAATGCCCCCAGTTTGACATGAATGAAGTAAGGGGGTTTTTATAGATATATTTTTGGATTTCTTCTCTTATTTCATTACTGTAGACTTCATAAAAAAGATTATTCATAGTTATAGTTTATTTGCTTTAGTAATTATTGTTATGTTTCTTATTTATTTATAGAGTAATAAAAACCAGGACAATTTACCAATTTTATACTCTTTGAAACAAATAAATTATCACTCGCCAACTTTGCTAGTTTCCAATTCTTAGAAGAAAAACCTGCATTTATAGTTCCACTGGCAGTGTCAAGAAATACGATATCTGATTTCAAATCACCATCTATATCAGCTGTAAATGAATACCCATTTATCCCATTTCTAAAATGATAAGGATATATTTTACCATCAGAACTAGAGGAATAAATGAACTCATTATTATATGGATCTAAAATAGCAGGATCAACTTGCATATCACCATCAAAATCACTGCTTAACGGGGTTATAAATACTGCATTGTGAGACTTATTTTCTTGAAGAGCTACTTCAATTTCTTTTAGATTTGAAGATTTTACAATAACATATAGAACTTTATCTGGGTTAAAAACACAAAAATCATCAATTCCATCACCATCATAATCATTAATCTGTGGTATTCCGTTATTCCCGGCTATTGGAGTTAGCATAATTATTTGAATGTTTTCAGGAGATGATATACCGAGGTAACGTATGTAAAAAGTCTGATTGCTTGCTCTATAAGCACCTAAATCCTGGATAGAGTCATTATTAAAATTACCAACCACAGGTTTATCATTTTTATTGCCAACCTGAATAGCAAATTTATATCCTAATCTACTTGAATCGCACAAAAAAACACCTGTATTAATTGACCAGAGGCAATTATCAAGAACGTAATCACCATCTGTATCAAAAACAAAAGGTATGTAGTTATCCATCTGATTTAACTTTAAGAGTTTCTTTTCTCGACAATCATTTTTATATAACCTTTGAGCTTTTAATAATTTTTCAAATTTGCAATAAATTATATTTCCATGATCATAATAAGCCAGCACAGGTCTGTAGTTAAAATTAATCAGAGGACTTGAAATTGAATTATTGTTATAAAGTAGTTTCATTAACAAAAAATTATTGACCGGAAATGAGTTGGCAATTTGCGGATAGTAATAAATATTTTTTCTTACAGAGTTATGGAGCAAGTTGAATGTTAATAACCTTTTTGAGGAACTACTCCAAAAAGCAAGTTCGCTTGCTCCATCACCATCATAATCTGATGAAACAGGGAAATAATCATCTTTTAAACTAAGCTCTTTTTGGATAACCTCAATAGTTTTATCTGATAATAATTCCCCACTTGAACTAAATAATAATAAAACTTTATTGTTTGTGTGTTCCCATACACACACATCAGCTTTACCATCTTGATCATAATCTGCAGGAATTGGCAGGAAATTTTTACCGCCCAATTTTTTTCTAGCCAGAGTGCCATCTCTTGACGATTTAATATTCCAGAAACCATCTTTGGAACTGTAAACAGCAAAATCAGCTTGCCCATCTCCATCATAATCCTTCGGCACTGGAATATTCTGCCCCATACCCAATTTAACTTTTATAAAAAGATTATTTGAACTTAATATCCCTTGAAAAGTATTATCTCTGGTTCTATAAAATATGAGATCGAATTTCCCATCACCATCATAATCACTTGGTAAAGGAATATCTTTATATTGACCTAACTTGGTAACATTTGCATTAGGATTGTTTCCATTTTTTATGTGCCATTCACCTTCTCCTTTAAGGTTAGTTCGATATACGCCGAAATCAAGAATAGAATCACCATCAAAATATCCTACAAATGGAATATCACCTACTGTGCCCAAATTAAATTTGGAGTGTTTTATGTCCGATGAAGTTATTGTTTCAAAGAAGCAAGGTTCCAAAAATTTATTGAATCCTGACATTGAGGATGTATTCCAAAATATAAAATCAGATTTTCCATCCTTGTTTATATCAAGCAGATTGTTTATTTTTTGACATGGAGTTTTTATAGAAAATGATGATTGAAAATCTGGATTCTTTGTACACCCTGACAAAAACATAAAGACAAAAATTTGTAAAATGATAATTCTAGAAATCATGCAATTTCTTTTATTCAAGACAAACCTCATCATATTTATAGTTCTTGCTAGATTGAAAAAGACTGCAAACAGCAGTAACTGGATCATATAAAATCAAATCAGCCATAAAATCAGAATCAATATCAGAAACAAAGGGTATTCCATCAACTTTTTCATTTAAAGGGAAAGAAATATTTTTATTTAAAGCTGAAGAAGAGTAACTGAATGCTTTATTAGCTGGATTTATAAATCCAAGCTCACATTTGCCATCCCCATCAAAATCTCCTACGACAGGTTTACCTTGGTCATTAAAGTGCAAATCTATTGATTTATTAGTTGATGACAACAAGGTTGAAAAGCTCATGTTATTTAAATTTAACATCCCTTTTTCTTTTATAAAGTCACCATCAAAATCACAAAGTATGATTCCTTTGTTAACATTCAACATTCCCTTGTTAACTACAGATCTTAAGTTAGCTAAAGATTTCAAATCCCCATCTTTAGCCACAAATTTTCTCAATAAAAAGTAATTAACAGGTTCAGAATTTTCAGATACATTCACATTAAATTCTTCATAGTTTATTTCACCTTTTCCAATCTTAAACAAATGAACAGATTTTTGCTTGTCTTCCCAGAATGCAAGTTCATATTTTTTATCCCTGTCGATATCTAGTAATAACGGAAATATTTTTTTACCTGTTAATTTTTTATAAACTTCAGATTCTACCCTATTAGAGGAGCTGTGGATTTTTGATGTAAAAACGATTTTGCATTTATTGTTATTAAAATTCCATACAGCTAAATCAGCCTTTCTGTCACCATCATAGTCTGAGGGTATTGGAAGAAAGTTTTTTCCTCCTAGCATTATTTGTTCTATCAATCCTGTCTTTGAAAACTTAATAAGCCATTCCCCACTGGATGGTCTATATACGGAAAGGTCAATTAAACCATCTCCATCATAATCACTAGGAGTTGGTATGTCCCCTCTTATTCCTACATAATCTTGTAATATTTTATTCATATAAGACAAGATTCCATAAAAACCAGCATCTTTTGGTTTATAAACTACAAAATCATAGATTCCATCACCATCGTAATCTCCTGGAACAGGCAAATCACCTATTTCACCATATCTGTTAGTGAATGAAACTTTTGTCGAGCCATTAATCAAATTCCATTCATTGCCATTTTCTTTATATCTGTAAATGCCATAATCAATTATCCCATCTCCCGAAAAATCTCCACATACCGGCATATCCCCGATCATGCCCAAAGACACTATTTCTTTATTACTTTTATCTTCTATGCTTATAATTTCGAAGAATGAAACCTTGCCGACAAATTCAGCATCCGATTTTAATGAATTACGAAAATTCCAAAATAAAAGTTCTGATTTATTATTATTTATTTGTGGTTTTAATTTATCATTGTGTAAAAAAGCTGACTTAAACTCATTAAATAAATTTCTGCAACAAGGAATGCTAAATAACAAAATTATTAAAATTAAAAACAAAATTTCAATTCTACGGTTTTTATTCATTTCCAATCTTTTAATATAATGTATTATTAAATACTTGAAAGAGTTTAACTGATATTTGTAAGTATTACCTTCGGAAGCTTAGTTGATACTTAGTTTATCTTCAATTTGAATTTCAATATTCTGTAAAAATGCCCCCGAATTTAATAACTAAAAAGTTGTCCTTAGCAAAAGTTGCTACCACTGGATTGATAGTCTTTATATTTTTATATGTTCCTTACCATACTCTCAAACCGTTGTTTCTTTGTGAAACCTGGCATGGCGGTCATGATGGCGGTGGGACGGTTTTTAATGCATGGAGTATAGTAACAATTCTTCAGGAGAATTTCCATCTACCACTTTGCTGGTTACCAGAAAATTTTGGTTATAAAGGTAACCCTTTTTGGCAATATTACCAGCCACTTCCTTACCTAGTTATTTACTTGTGCTCTATTTTTGTTTCAGCACTATACAAAACTGATGTTTATCTTTCACT
This DNA window, taken from Candidatus Melainabacteria bacterium, encodes the following:
- a CDS encoding glycosyltransferase, which translates into the protein MNKKVSFIVPTYNEGENILQSIKKLLSWVEKYNYEIIIVDDSTDDTFNLINRYIKQNEIANLKIIQGARNGKGAAVKVGILESTGDIVFYLDADMLIPLVQIDVFISEIINNNYDIVIGKRLLNRKGRSPLRYILSICLFLLQRILIFNSTFFYDTQCGFKAFKKEAVMQLVRRQQINGGMFDIELLYMALVLKMRINQIEVSPEPENRVSRISLFKCFYDAPIDLLRIKINNFLLKYKD
- a CDS encoding class I SAM-dependent methyltransferase, translated to MNNLFYEVYSNEIREEIQKYIYKNPLTSFMSNWGHWTIKDLKEKYRKKSKKEKIDILDLCCGLGHNCDFLNDFEIYTGIDHNINFINEARQNYNKHSFIHKSVLDADWNLEKKYNVVTAIQALEHFSNEHLQIIFRNVLKYLQEDGIFLYIIPLDSSFLINLGRQLTTERYMNTKFKNLDYMKWLGKEEHINEYKSITSELKNFFNLSKEVFLPFNIRVINLNIYNIGICKPR